Proteins encoded together in one Mycolicibacter minnesotensis window:
- the lnt gene encoding apolipoprotein N-acyltransferase, with translation MEDLTAPDPAGPTRLERFGVAAADRWAQLAASVGAGMLLRSSFPPLNWWWAAVLAFALLAWVLVRRETTVAGGFGYGLLCGLAFYVPLLPWVGGLVGAWPWLALALMCALFPALFGAAAVTVRGLAGWPVWFALLWSAQEWLKAVFPFGGFPWGVVGYGQTSGPLLPLVALGGVPLLSTGVVLLGCAGTALTMEIVRWLRNPPTPDSTDRVPAVLMPGLCLCLVMLTAVVVWPGVRRSGVGAGDEPTITVAAVQGNVPRLGLDFNAQRREVLDYHVRETLRLAEDVADGRAPQPLFVVWPENASDIDPLMNADAARQITLAAQAVDAPILVGTVRAAPGWTRDNPVASNSVLVWDPHTGVGESHDKRIVQPFGEYLPWRGFFRHLSDYADRAGFFVPGNGNGVVHVAGVPIGVATCWEVIFDRAPRQSVLAGAQMLAVPTNNATFDQTMSEQQLAFAKVRAVEHDRYVVVAGTTGISAMIAPDGHELARTAFFEPSYLEGRLHLKTSLTPATRWGPAIQWALLGAAVAALVAAIRQNGNFMRVRLTRRHNKRGRTGADAENGRNGADE, from the coding sequence ATGGAAGACCTGACCGCCCCCGACCCGGCTGGCCCCACTCGGCTGGAGCGCTTCGGTGTCGCCGCGGCCGACCGTTGGGCACAGCTGGCCGCCTCGGTGGGCGCGGGCATGCTGTTGCGCTCCAGCTTCCCGCCACTGAACTGGTGGTGGGCCGCGGTACTGGCATTCGCATTGCTGGCCTGGGTGTTGGTGCGCCGAGAGACCACCGTCGCCGGGGGCTTCGGGTACGGCCTGCTGTGCGGCCTGGCGTTCTATGTACCGCTGCTGCCCTGGGTCGGCGGGCTGGTCGGGGCGTGGCCGTGGCTGGCGCTGGCGTTGATGTGTGCGCTGTTTCCGGCGCTTTTCGGTGCTGCCGCCGTGACGGTGCGTGGCTTGGCCGGCTGGCCCGTGTGGTTCGCGCTGCTGTGGTCTGCCCAGGAGTGGCTGAAGGCGGTCTTCCCGTTCGGCGGATTCCCTTGGGGTGTGGTGGGATACGGCCAGACCTCCGGACCACTACTGCCTCTGGTCGCGCTCGGCGGGGTGCCGCTGCTGTCCACCGGCGTGGTCCTGCTCGGTTGCGCCGGAACCGCTTTGACGATGGAGATCGTGCGGTGGCTGCGCAATCCACCGACACCCGACTCCACCGACCGTGTGCCCGCGGTGCTGATGCCCGGCCTGTGCCTGTGCCTGGTGATGCTGACCGCCGTCGTGGTGTGGCCTGGGGTGCGTCGGTCCGGGGTCGGAGCGGGCGACGAACCGACCATCACGGTGGCCGCCGTACAGGGCAACGTGCCGCGGCTGGGGCTCGACTTCAACGCCCAGCGCCGCGAGGTGCTCGACTATCACGTCCGCGAAACTCTGCGCTTGGCCGAGGATGTCGCCGACGGGCGTGCCCCGCAGCCGCTGTTCGTGGTCTGGCCGGAGAACGCCTCCGACATCGACCCGCTGATGAACGCCGATGCCGCTCGGCAGATCACCCTGGCCGCGCAGGCGGTCGACGCGCCGATCCTGGTGGGCACGGTACGTGCCGCGCCCGGCTGGACCCGGGACAATCCGGTGGCCTCGAATTCGGTGCTGGTGTGGGATCCGCACACCGGAGTGGGGGAGAGCCACGACAAGCGAATCGTACAGCCGTTCGGTGAGTACCTGCCGTGGCGCGGCTTCTTTCGCCACCTGTCCGATTACGCCGACCGCGCGGGATTCTTCGTTCCCGGCAACGGCAACGGCGTGGTGCACGTCGCCGGCGTCCCGATCGGAGTGGCCACCTGCTGGGAGGTGATCTTCGACCGGGCGCCGCGCCAATCGGTGCTCGCCGGCGCCCAGATGCTGGCCGTACCGACCAACAACGCCACATTCGACCAGACCATGAGCGAGCAGCAACTGGCGTTCGCCAAGGTGCGCGCCGTCGAACACGACCGTTACGTCGTCGTCGCCGGAACCACCGGTATCAGCGCCATGATCGCCCCCGACGGCCATGAGCTTGCCCGCACCGCCTTCTTCGAACCGAGCTACCTCGAGGGCCGCCTGCACCTCAAGACCTCGCTGACGCCGGCGACGCGGTGGGGGCCGGCCATCCAATGGGCGCTGCTCGGAGCGGCCGTTGCGGCCTTGGTGGCCGCCATACGGCAAAATGGAAACTTCATGCGCGTGCGGTTGACGCGACGTCACAACAAACGGGGCCGCACCGGCGCCGATGCGGAGAACGGGAGGAACGGCGCCGATGAGTGA
- a CDS encoding sigma-70 family RNA polymerase sigma factor, which produces MSNPDVLTRRFEDERHRLHSVALHLLGSAADAEDAVQSAWLKASRADLAEVDNVPGWFTTITARVALDQLRVRSRRAEQWLPPSSELDHTSAVALPGADEEVLRTEAINRALLVVLDRLSPAQRVAFVLHDLFDVPFDQIGTLLDRSPDAAKKLASRARARLQAAPAEQPAVHAEHLRIVNAFLAASRGGDIPTLLQLLAPDVVRRADPVLLPDGVPVQIRGAAEVATETRRFTERTRAGAVLLIDGAPGIAIAPGDRLVALIRLEIGGDGRIHALDIAGGPDRLRAATLQLPGQPRDRENS; this is translated from the coding sequence ATGAGCAACCCCGACGTTTTGACCCGACGGTTCGAGGACGAGCGTCACCGCCTGCATTCAGTGGCGTTGCATCTGCTGGGCTCGGCAGCAGACGCCGAAGACGCCGTCCAATCCGCCTGGTTGAAGGCCAGCAGGGCCGATCTCGCCGAGGTGGACAATGTGCCCGGCTGGTTCACCACCATCACCGCGCGCGTCGCCCTGGATCAGTTGCGGGTGCGTTCGCGCCGGGCCGAGCAATGGCTGCCGCCATCGTCCGAGCTGGATCACACCTCTGCCGTGGCGCTGCCCGGCGCCGACGAGGAAGTGCTGCGTACCGAGGCGATCAATCGAGCGCTGTTGGTGGTGCTGGACCGGTTGTCGCCGGCGCAGCGTGTCGCGTTTGTGCTGCATGATCTGTTCGACGTCCCGTTCGACCAGATCGGCACGCTGCTGGATCGCTCGCCGGACGCCGCCAAGAAGCTGGCCAGCCGCGCTCGGGCCCGACTTCAGGCGGCACCCGCCGAGCAGCCGGCAGTGCACGCCGAGCACCTGCGGATAGTGAATGCGTTCCTGGCTGCCTCGCGCGGCGGTGATATCCCGACCTTGCTGCAGCTGTTGGCTCCCGATGTGGTGCGTCGCGCTGACCCGGTATTGCTGCCCGACGGCGTTCCGGTTCAGATCCGCGGTGCCGCCGAGGTCGCCACCGAGACCCGGCGCTTCACCGAGCGCACGCGCGCCGGTGCTGTGCTGCTCATCGATGGCGCCCCGGGCATCGCGATCGCGCCCGGGGACCGCCTGGTGGCCCTGATACGCCTCGAGATCGGGGGCGACGGGCGCATCCATGCCCTCGACATCGCCGGTGGGCCCGACCGGCTGCGCGCCGCGACCCTGCAACTGCCGGGGCAGCCCCGCGACCGCGAGAACTCCTGA
- a CDS encoding carboxylesterase/lipase family protein, which produces MHNNPVQATITSGVVEGFVRDGVRRWRSIPYARPPVGELRFRAPQPAEPWSGVRHCHGFTQCAPQERYYTLLAPGRFQPTSEDCLTLNVTAPEDTETGPLPVMVFIHGGGYIMGSSATPIYDGAALARRGCVFVSMNYRLGALGCLDLSSLSNADVTLDSNLYLRDLVLALRWVRENIATFGGDPDNVTIFGESAGAHAVATLLAVPAAEGLFTRAIAESPAAGLVRTNEIAAAFAERFAALLGVRPSDSARALLRVSTSELLAAQDRLIAEGNRDMLGAFPIGPVCGDDVLPVDPVEAMRTGSAHRVPLIVGSNADEGRLFTRFLRMLPVDEPSVEAVLAGAGEGVRDRIIAAYPDYPKRSACIRLGGDFAFNAAVWQIAEAHGAHAPTYVYRYDYAPRMLRWAGMGATHATELFAVFDVYRNGGFGRLLTAGADRRTALQVSKHVQRRWGAFGRTGAPGDGWPAYTAAERAVMVFDRRSRLEYDPAPERRKAWQGFTLAR; this is translated from the coding sequence ATGCATAACAACCCTGTGCAGGCCACCATCACCAGCGGCGTTGTGGAGGGTTTCGTCCGCGACGGGGTGCGTAGATGGCGATCCATCCCGTACGCGCGGCCGCCGGTTGGCGAGCTGCGATTCCGGGCGCCGCAGCCGGCCGAGCCCTGGTCCGGGGTGCGCCACTGCCACGGATTCACTCAGTGCGCACCGCAGGAGCGCTACTACACCCTGTTGGCGCCGGGCCGATTCCAGCCCACCAGCGAAGACTGTCTGACGCTCAACGTGACGGCACCGGAGGACACGGAGACGGGTCCGCTGCCGGTCATGGTGTTCATCCACGGCGGCGGCTACATCATGGGCAGCTCGGCCACCCCGATCTATGACGGCGCCGCACTGGCCCGGCGCGGATGCGTCTTCGTGTCGATGAATTACCGGCTGGGCGCGCTCGGATGCCTGGACTTGTCCTCGCTGTCCAACGCCGACGTCACCCTGGACAGCAACCTGTACCTGCGTGATCTGGTCCTTGCGCTGCGCTGGGTGCGGGAGAACATCGCGACCTTCGGCGGCGACCCCGACAATGTCACGATCTTTGGCGAGAGTGCGGGCGCGCACGCCGTCGCGACCCTGCTGGCGGTCCCGGCCGCGGAGGGCCTGTTCACCCGCGCGATCGCCGAGAGCCCGGCGGCGGGACTGGTGCGCACCAACGAGATTGCCGCCGCATTCGCCGAACGATTCGCGGCATTGCTGGGAGTACGTCCCTCCGACAGCGCCCGGGCTCTGCTGCGGGTGTCGACGTCCGAGCTGCTGGCCGCCCAGGACCGGCTGATCGCCGAGGGCAATCGAGACATGTTGGGCGCGTTTCCGATCGGCCCGGTCTGCGGGGACGACGTCCTGCCCGTGGATCCGGTTGAGGCAATGCGGACGGGTTCAGCCCATCGGGTTCCGCTGATCGTGGGCAGCAACGCCGATGAGGGGCGGTTGTTCACCCGGTTCCTACGGATGCTGCCCGTCGACGAACCCTCGGTCGAGGCGGTCCTGGCCGGTGCAGGCGAAGGGGTGCGCGACCGCATCATCGCCGCCTACCCCGACTATCCGAAGCGGTCGGCCTGCATCCGCCTGGGCGGCGATTTCGCCTTCAACGCCGCGGTGTGGCAGATCGCCGAAGCCCATGGCGCCCATGCACCCACCTACGTCTACCGGTATGACTATGCGCCACGGATGTTGCGGTGGGCGGGGATGGGCGCCACGCACGCCACCGAGCTGTTCGCGGTGTTCGATGTGTACCGCAACGGCGGATTCGGCCGGCTGCTCACCGCCGGCGCAGACCGCCGGACGGCGTTGCAGGTCAGCAAGCACGTTCAGCGCCGCTGGGGCGCGTTCGGCCGCACCGGGGCGCCGGGCGACGGCTGGCCTGCCTACACCGCTGCGGAGCGGGCCGTCATGGTGTTCGACCGCAGGTCGCGGTTGGAATACGACCCGGCTCCCGAGCGCCGCAAGGCTTGGCAGGGCTTCACGCTGGCCCGCTGA
- a CDS encoding FxsA family protein, with amino-acid sequence MVSAVLRFFGLYVVVEVAAVAALIWALGFGWTTLLLSGAFVAGLFLASAQVRHQIHRLRKPADPGVLADSGLVTAGTVLVLVPGPVTTVLGLLLLAPPTRAAARPLLTAAAATALGRHTPLLAAATMGRRWYSSRRVPGSRADYIDAEWLDVTDDTAGPQRALPVG; translated from the coding sequence ATGGTGAGTGCTGTGCTGCGGTTCTTCGGGCTGTACGTCGTGGTCGAGGTGGCGGCGGTGGCCGCGTTGATCTGGGCGTTGGGTTTCGGCTGGACCACACTGCTGCTGTCGGGGGCATTCGTGGCCGGGCTGTTCCTGGCGAGTGCTCAGGTCAGGCACCAGATCCATCGGTTGCGCAAGCCTGCGGATCCCGGAGTGCTCGCTGACAGCGGACTGGTCACGGCCGGCACCGTGCTGGTGCTCGTTCCCGGCCCGGTCACCACGGTGCTGGGACTGCTGCTCCTGGCACCCCCAACCCGGGCCGCCGCTCGACCCCTGCTGACGGCGGCGGCGGCCACCGCACTGGGCCGGCATACCCCGTTGCTGGCGGCGGCCACCATGGGACGCCGGTGGTACAGCAGCCGCCGGGTGCCCGGGAGCCGGGCCGACTACATCGACGCCGAGTGGCTCGATGTCACCGATGACACCGCGGGGCCCCAGCGCGCCCTTCCGGTCGGCTGA
- a CDS encoding polyprenol monophosphomannose synthase: MSERPSLHTLVVIPTYNELENLPIILDRLQQARPDVHVLVVDDGSPDGTGKLADERAAADPTRIHVMHRTSKAGLGAAYLAGFAWGLDRDYEVIVEMDADGSHAPEQLYRLLDAIDAGADLAIGSRYVDGGTVRNWPVRRLVLSKTANTYARVLLGVGIHDITAGYRAYRRGVLEKIGLDAVDSKGYCFQVDLTWRAVNNGYTITEVPITFTERELGVSKMSGSNIREAMIKVARWGIGGRLNRLRGARG; the protein is encoded by the coding sequence ATGAGTGAGCGTCCCAGCCTGCACACATTGGTGGTCATCCCCACCTACAACGAGTTGGAGAACCTGCCGATCATCCTCGACCGGCTACAGCAGGCCCGCCCTGACGTACACGTACTCGTCGTCGACGACGGCAGCCCCGACGGCACCGGCAAACTCGCCGACGAGCGGGCGGCCGCCGACCCGACCCGCATCCACGTGATGCACCGCACTTCCAAGGCCGGGTTGGGCGCTGCCTACCTGGCTGGATTCGCCTGGGGGTTGGACCGCGACTACGAGGTGATCGTGGAGATGGATGCCGACGGCAGCCACGCGCCCGAACAGCTCTACCGGTTGCTCGATGCCATCGACGCAGGAGCTGACCTGGCGATCGGCTCGCGCTACGTCGACGGCGGAACGGTGCGCAACTGGCCAGTGCGTCGGCTGGTGCTGTCCAAGACCGCCAACACCTATGCCCGCGTGCTACTGGGCGTCGGAATCCACGACATCACCGCCGGCTACCGCGCCTACCGTCGAGGAGTTCTGGAGAAGATCGGATTGGACGCGGTCGACTCGAAGGGGTACTGCTTCCAGGTCGACCTGACCTGGCGGGCGGTCAACAACGGTTACACCATCACCGAGGTGCCGATCACGTTCACCGAACGCGAGCTGGGTGTGTCCAAGATGAGCGGTTCTAACATCCGCGAAGCGATGATCAAGGTCGCGCGGTGGGGGATCGGCGGCCGGCTGAACCGGCTGCGCGGCGCCCGCGGCTGA
- a CDS encoding DoxX family protein, which translates to MSLPTLTVATVAVTAAITLAIAIADFVPAQFVLANSAQVGVPRSWLVPLGAAKLAGGVGLLAGLAGFTAVGIAAAVGLVAFFVGAVVAHVWAGVFYNIGFPVVYLLASAASLVMLLA; encoded by the coding sequence ATGAGCCTACCGACCCTCACTGTGGCGACGGTTGCGGTGACCGCGGCCATCACCCTCGCGATCGCGATCGCCGACTTCGTTCCGGCGCAGTTCGTCCTGGCCAATTCGGCGCAGGTCGGAGTGCCCAGATCGTGGCTGGTGCCGCTGGGAGCTGCAAAGCTGGCCGGGGGCGTTGGTCTGCTCGCCGGGCTCGCCGGCTTCACCGCGGTCGGGATCGCCGCCGCGGTGGGGCTGGTCGCGTTCTTTGTCGGGGCCGTCGTGGCGCATGTGTGGGCCGGAGTGTTCTACAACATCGGTTTTCCGGTCGTCTACCTGCTGGCATCGGCGGCGTCGTTGGTGATGCTGCTGGCGTGA
- a CDS encoding ATP-binding cassette domain-containing protein, whose amino-acid sequence MTGPWGRVFGPLDLDIPAGGATVLVGPPGSGRTALMMNLAGRMKPSSGTLTVLGHRRARDIFDNAALAGIEQIDAIFESVTVEDLITEQIRWDAPWYQLVRRAGDAERDVICGPVFGDLPLPQMHDYVEHLDELTGLLLRIALANTARPPLLVVGSIDEIKNSRDRAILLTRLVALGAQQTVITSSANPIPDGFGLAAQITVDHLERAELVHGRHEKRNA is encoded by the coding sequence ATGACCGGGCCGTGGGGGCGGGTCTTCGGGCCGCTCGACCTGGACATTCCCGCCGGTGGTGCCACCGTGCTGGTCGGTCCTCCCGGATCGGGGCGTACCGCACTGATGATGAACTTGGCGGGCCGGATGAAGCCGTCGTCGGGCACCCTCACCGTGCTCGGGCACCGGCGGGCTCGCGACATCTTCGACAACGCTGCGCTGGCCGGAATCGAACAGATCGACGCGATATTCGAGTCCGTGACGGTCGAAGACCTGATCACCGAACAGATCCGCTGGGATGCACCCTGGTACCAGCTGGTCCGCCGCGCCGGTGATGCCGAGCGCGACGTGATCTGCGGCCCGGTCTTCGGCGACCTGCCGTTGCCCCAGATGCACGACTACGTCGAGCACCTCGACGAATTGACCGGGTTGCTGCTGCGGATCGCCCTGGCCAACACCGCACGCCCACCATTGCTGGTGGTCGGCAGCATCGACGAGATCAAGAACAGTCGCGATCGCGCCATTCTGCTGACGCGGCTGGTCGCCCTGGGAGCACAGCAGACCGTGATCACCTCGTCGGCCAATCCGATTCCCGATGGATTCGGTCTTGCTGCACAGATCACCGTCGACCATCTAGAGCGCGCCGAGCTCGTCCACGGCCGTCACGAGAAGAGGAACGCCTGA
- a CDS encoding isochorismatase family protein, whose translation MRALIIVDMQNDFCGGGALPVDGADALAATISRYLESPEARERYAHVVATQDWHIDPGEHFSACPDNQTSWPPHCVAESPGAQFHPALNTDRIEAVFRKGAYSAGYSGFEGSDADGTALGDWLRRHRVASVDVVGVATDHCVRATAVAAFRAGFDTAVLPHLTAGTTTERTIAALAAMRDAGVALAETDQSPRSG comes from the coding sequence ATGCGGGCGCTGATCATCGTCGATATGCAGAACGATTTCTGCGGCGGGGGAGCGCTTCCGGTCGATGGCGCTGACGCACTCGCCGCCACCATCAGCCGCTACCTCGAGAGCCCGGAGGCGCGCGAACGCTATGCGCATGTGGTGGCCACCCAGGATTGGCACATCGACCCTGGCGAGCATTTCTCCGCATGCCCGGACAATCAGACGTCCTGGCCGCCGCACTGTGTGGCCGAAAGTCCGGGGGCACAGTTTCATCCCGCGCTGAACACCGACCGCATCGAGGCGGTCTTTCGCAAGGGTGCCTACAGCGCGGGGTACAGCGGGTTCGAGGGCTCCGACGCCGACGGCACCGCGCTGGGTGATTGGCTGCGCCGGCACCGGGTAGCCAGCGTCGACGTGGTGGGTGTGGCCACCGATCACTGTGTGCGAGCCACCGCCGTAGCCGCCTTCCGGGCCGGGTTTGACACCGCTGTGCTGCCACATCTGACCGCAGGGACCACCACCGAGCGAACCATTGCCGCGCTGGCAGCGATGCGCGACGCCGGTGTCGCCCTGGCAGAGACCGATCAGTCGCCGCGATCCGGGTGA
- a CDS encoding amidohydrolase, with the protein MAVRDGLVAWLGSDDVGRHQFPQAEVIDLEGSLVTPAFVDSHVHVTETGLCRTGLDLRPATSARHCLQLIADYAAAHPGEPIRGHGWDESGWSDGPALDTTALDAVVGDRPAYLSRADVHSALASTALRNLVPGLPAGIDAQAPLSGDEHHLVRAAAGTLLTAAQRAEARVAALDAAAAAGIVAVHECAGPDIGGADDWQELRALSQGGHGVEVIGYWGEPVRTATQAHALIEATGAHGLGGDLFVDGALGSHTALLHEPYADAPGCTGVCHLDTDAVTAHLWACTQAGVTAGFHVIGDAAVASVVAALERVVEKFGVAAVARCGHRLEHLEMVDAEQAAKLGSWGVIASMQPVFDALWGGEGGMYAQRLGAERAAGMNPFALLASQGVPLAFGSDSPVTSLDPWAAVRAASHHHTPGRAVSMRAAFAASTRGGWRAAGINDGITGTLVPGAPASYAVWENSMLAVEAPRDTVQRWSTDPRARVPALPVLEAGVSPRCLRTVHRGVVLHG; encoded by the coding sequence ATGGCAGTCCGGGATGGGCTGGTGGCGTGGCTGGGCAGCGACGATGTCGGCCGTCACCAGTTCCCCCAGGCCGAGGTGATCGACCTTGAGGGTTCCTTGGTCACACCGGCATTCGTCGACAGCCATGTCCATGTCACCGAGACCGGGTTGTGCCGTACCGGGCTGGACCTTCGGCCGGCTACCTCGGCACGGCACTGCCTACAGTTGATCGCCGACTACGCCGCAGCACATCCGGGCGAACCGATCCGGGGGCACGGCTGGGACGAGTCCGGCTGGAGCGACGGCCCGGCCCTCGACACCACGGCCCTGGACGCGGTGGTGGGGGATCGACCGGCTTACCTGTCGCGCGCCGACGTCCATTCGGCGCTGGCATCGACCGCATTGCGCAATCTGGTTCCCGGGTTACCTGCGGGAATCGACGCGCAGGCCCCGCTGTCAGGAGACGAACACCACCTGGTGCGCGCCGCGGCGGGCACCCTGCTCACCGCGGCCCAGCGCGCCGAGGCCCGGGTCGCGGCGCTGGATGCTGCGGCCGCTGCTGGGATCGTCGCAGTACACGAGTGCGCGGGCCCGGACATCGGCGGCGCCGACGACTGGCAGGAGCTGCGCGCCTTGAGTCAAGGCGGACACGGGGTGGAGGTCATCGGCTACTGGGGCGAACCGGTCCGCACCGCCACCCAGGCGCACGCATTGATCGAGGCCACGGGTGCTCACGGACTCGGCGGTGATCTGTTCGTCGACGGGGCGCTGGGCTCGCACACCGCATTGCTCCACGAGCCCTACGCCGATGCCCCCGGCTGCACCGGGGTGTGCCATCTGGACACCGACGCGGTCACCGCCCACCTGTGGGCCTGCACTCAGGCGGGGGTGACCGCCGGGTTCCACGTGATCGGCGACGCCGCGGTGGCGTCGGTGGTCGCGGCATTGGAACGGGTGGTAGAGAAGTTCGGGGTTGCTGCGGTGGCTCGCTGCGGGCACCGACTGGAGCATCTGGAGATGGTCGACGCCGAACAGGCCGCCAAGTTGGGGTCGTGGGGCGTGATTGCCAGCATGCAGCCCGTCTTCGACGCCCTCTGGGGCGGCGAAGGCGGGATGTACGCACAACGATTGGGCGCCGAGCGAGCCGCCGGGATGAACCCCTTTGCGCTGTTAGCATCCCAAGGCGTGCCCCTCGCGTTCGGCTCCGACAGCCCGGTGACCTCGCTGGACCCCTGGGCGGCGGTACGTGCCGCCTCGCACCACCACACCCCGGGCCGGGCGGTGTCGATGCGGGCCGCGTTCGCGGCGTCGACGCGCGGCGGCTGGCGTGCCGCCGGCATCAACGACGGCATCACCGGCACGCTGGTGCCCGGCGCTCCGGCCTCCTATGCGGTTTGGGAGAACAGCATGCTCGCCGTCGAGGCTCCGCGCGACACCGTCCAGCGGTGGTCGACCGACCCGCGCGCGCGGGTGCCGGCCCTGCCGGTGCTCGAGGCCGGTGTCAGCCCGCGATGCCTGCGCACGGTGCACCGTGGTGTGGTCCTTCATGGCTGA
- a CDS encoding RNA polymerase-binding protein RbpA, producing the protein MADRVLRGSRLGAVSYETDRNHDLAPRRMARYRTDNGEEFEVPFADDAELPGTWMCKNGMEGALLEGDAPEPKKVKPPRTHWDMLLERRSVEELEELLKERLELIKTKRRG; encoded by the coding sequence ATGGCTGATCGTGTTCTGCGGGGCAGTCGGCTGGGAGCCGTGAGCTACGAGACCGACCGCAACCACGACCTGGCGCCGCGCCGCATGGCGCGCTACCGCACCGACAACGGTGAAGAGTTCGAGGTTCCCTTCGCCGACGACGCGGAGCTCCCCGGCACCTGGATGTGCAAGAACGGTATGGAAGGCGCACTGCTCGAGGGCGACGCGCCTGAGCCAAAGAAGGTCAAGCCGCCGCGCACCCACTGGGACATGCTGCTGGAGCGCCGCTCGGTCGAGGAACTCGAAGAGCTGCTCAAGGAGCGGCTTGAGCTGATCAAGACGAAACGGCGCGGCTGA
- a CDS encoding dienelactone hydrolase family protein, with amino-acid sequence MTTIRLEAPGGPLDALLEVPDGHGPWPGVVLIHDAIGYGRDMQAISERVASAGYVALSPNLYSRGGRARCITRVFRDLLTQRGRALEDILAARDQLLGMSECSGAVGIAGFCMGGQFALILSSSGFGAAAPFYGVPLPRHLEQTLEGACPIVASFGGRDLLGAGAADRLRRLVEDKGIAHDIKVYPEAGHSFANQLPAQPLIRIAGFGYDDAATADAWDRVFAFFGQHLSAEA; translated from the coding sequence ATGACGACCATCCGACTCGAAGCGCCCGGCGGCCCCCTGGACGCCCTGCTGGAGGTTCCGGACGGGCACGGGCCGTGGCCCGGTGTGGTGCTGATCCACGATGCGATCGGCTACGGCCGGGATATGCAGGCCATCTCCGAACGTGTCGCGAGCGCGGGCTATGTGGCGTTATCACCGAACCTGTACTCCCGGGGTGGCCGGGCACGCTGTATCACCCGCGTGTTTCGTGACCTGCTCACCCAGCGCGGCCGCGCCCTCGAGGACATTCTGGCCGCCCGCGATCAGCTGCTGGGCATGTCGGAGTGCTCGGGTGCGGTCGGGATCGCCGGCTTTTGCATGGGTGGCCAGTTCGCCTTGATTCTGTCTTCCAGTGGATTCGGTGCTGCGGCTCCGTTCTACGGTGTCCCTTTGCCGCGGCACCTAGAGCAGACCTTGGAGGGTGCCTGCCCCATCGTGGCCAGCTTCGGTGGCCGCGACCTGTTGGGTGCCGGCGCCGCCGACCGGCTCCGTCGGTTGGTCGAGGACAAGGGCATCGCGCACGACATCAAGGTCTACCCAGAGGCCGGGCACAGCTTCGCCAATCAGCTTCCGGCCCAGCCGCTGATTCGCATCGCCGGTTTCGGTTATGACGACGCGGCGACCGCGGATGCCTGGGACCGAGTGTTCGCGTTCTTCGGGCAGCACCTGAGCGCCGAGGCCTGA
- a CDS encoding RDD family protein, whose protein sequence is MATSNFGPTGPGYGPGYGQPGGYPPPQAWGQQPGGLGRRFWARVIDGLLIGVVAFFLSLFLFSDDYPFLVTGLFSGVLTFGYFVLFETSQGATPGKRLLGLAVHGPDGVSKPTSSQAAVRNAFTLLAVVPYLGPLLALVAYVVIAVTISGSPTKQGKHDELAGGTRVTRS, encoded by the coding sequence ATGGCAACCAGCAATTTTGGCCCGACCGGCCCTGGTTACGGCCCCGGATATGGCCAGCCCGGCGGTTATCCGCCGCCGCAGGCCTGGGGCCAGCAGCCCGGTGGTCTGGGCAGGCGTTTTTGGGCCCGCGTCATTGACGGTCTGCTGATCGGGGTGGTGGCGTTCTTCCTGTCGTTGTTTCTGTTCTCCGACGATTACCCGTTCCTGGTGACCGGGCTGTTCTCCGGGGTGCTGACGTTCGGCTACTTCGTGCTGTTCGAGACGTCGCAGGGGGCTACCCCGGGCAAGCGGCTGCTGGGCCTGGCAGTACATGGGCCCGACGGAGTCTCGAAGCCGACGTCATCGCAGGCGGCCGTGCGCAATGCATTCACCCTGCTCGCGGTAGTGCCCTACCTGGGCCCGCTGCTGGCCTTAGTGGCCTACGTCGTGATCGCGGTGACGATCAGCGGTAGCCCGACAAAGCAGGGCAAGCACGACGAGCTGGCCGGCGGAACCCGCGTTACCCGGTCCTGA